The uncultured Trichococcus sp. DNA segment CTTGGAAAGAAGTGACAGCAGTGAATAGAGCGAAAAGCGTCATCTTTATGACTGTCTCTGGAGCGGCGATGTTCCTGTTGGCCAGTTGCGGACAGCTAGCAGAGACGCAAACGACGGAGAACACAACCAAAAACGGTCCTGAGAAAGTGACTGTCCAAACGACACAGAACCAGTTGTCGACCGATTATTATCCTGCCTTGATCGTGGACGGCAAGTACCAATTCAGCCAGAATCGCGGCGTCAGCCTCTCGTTGAACTCGACAGCCAATATCAAAGATTTTGAGGCGGATCTGTTGGATGTAGCGAAAAATGTTTTTCCGACTGACCAATATTTTTTTCAGGAAGGCCAAGTCATCGATTATGATACGACCAGGTTGTGGTTGGGGCGTTACAGCGACTCCAATCCGGACGGCTTGAATCCGGCCGACAACGGCAGTACCGATGCGGCAACCAGGGAGCCGATCTATCTGGAGCAGATTTTGGAGCAGGACTATATGATCCAAAATGAAAATGGCTTCGAATTGGCCGGGATGGCCATCGGTCTGGCGATGAATTCGGTCGACTATTACAAAGTGAACGATGTGCCGATGGAACAAGCCATTTCCCGCGATAAGCTGGAAGAACAGGCAAAAGCCTATGCAGATACGATCATTTCCCGTCTGCGCCAGACCGATGGATTGGAAAGCATTCCGATCGTCATCGGTATTTATGAACAAACGGCGCAGGACAGCCCGATCGGAGGCGTCTATCTGTTCGAAGGCGTCTCTACGGAAGGGACTGCAATCGGCGAATGGATTACCCGCAATGAAAGCAAAGTTGTGTTCCCGTTGCAGAGCGGAACGCAGACGGAAGAATCCTCCAACTTTGATAACTTCAAAAATGAAGTGCAGGATTTCTTCCCGAATCTGAACGGAATCGTCGGCGAAGGCAAATACATCGATGGACAATTGATGTCGCTCGAAATCGACATCATGACGCAGTTCTACGGGGAAACGGAAATCATCGCCTTCACACAGCACGTAACGGATGCGGCAGGGCGTTTCCTTCCCCAAAATATTCCCGTTGAGATCACGATTGAATCCATCAACGGCATCGAATCGTTCCTCACAAGGGAAAACGATAGCCAAGGCTTCAGTTACCATATCTTTGATTAGCGGGCAGGTGTCCTTGGACAAGGGCTGAACGAATCCGTTCAGCTTTCATTTGTTTTCAGAAAATGACTGAAACGTGAGAAAACTCCCACAAACCGATGATTTTTATGCTAAAATGAACAAGTATGTAAAAAAACGATGACTACACAAAACGACAGAAAGAAGGGTATTACATGGCAATCACTGAAGAGCAAGTGCGTCACGTAGCAAAACTGGCCAAGCTGGAATTCGCTCCTAATGAAATTAAACATTTTACAGAACAATTGGGCGACATCATAGACATGGTGGAGCAATTGGAAGCCGTCGATACAACCGATGTACCCGTTACTTCCCATGGCTATGCATTGAAGAATGTCATGCGCGAAGATGTAGCGGAACCAGGAACGGATCGCGACCTCTTATTCAAAAATGTCAAAACAGCCGAAGACGGCATGATCCAAGTGCCGGCAATTTTAGATAACGAGGTGGAAGGCGCATGAGTATTTTCAATGAAACGCTAACGAGCCTGCATGAAGGTTTAGTCAATAAAGAATTCTCTTCCGTGGAGC contains these protein-coding regions:
- a CDS encoding CamS family sex pheromone protein gives rise to the protein MNRAKSVIFMTVSGAAMFLLASCGQLAETQTTENTTKNGPEKVTVQTTQNQLSTDYYPALIVDGKYQFSQNRGVSLSLNSTANIKDFEADLLDVAKNVFPTDQYFFQEGQVIDYDTTRLWLGRYSDSNPDGLNPADNGSTDAATREPIYLEQILEQDYMIQNENGFELAGMAIGLAMNSVDYYKVNDVPMEQAISRDKLEEQAKAYADTIISRLRQTDGLESIPIVIGIYEQTAQDSPIGGVYLFEGVSTEGTAIGEWITRNESKVVFPLQSGTQTEESSNFDNFKNEVQDFFPNLNGIVGEGKYIDGQLMSLEIDIMTQFYGETEIIAFTQHVTDAAGRFLPQNIPVEITIESINGIESFLTRENDSQGFSYHIFD
- the gatC gene encoding Asp-tRNA(Asn)/Glu-tRNA(Gln) amidotransferase subunit GatC; its protein translation is MAITEEQVRHVAKLAKLEFAPNEIKHFTEQLGDIIDMVEQLEAVDTTDVPVTSHGYALKNVMREDVAEPGTDRDLLFKNVKTAEDGMIQVPAILDNEVEGA